DNA from Polaribacter sp. NJDZ03:
CTTCTAAAATGAAATGTTATTTTTACAAACAAAGTTGGATATTTAAAAACTGTTATATCCTCTTTTGTGAATATACATAAACGCTTATTTATATAAAAATAGTATCCTTGAAGATCAATAAAAAACATGTATTACTAACATTTTTACTTCCTGTACAAATAGTATTAATTCAATTGGCTGCAGAAAACCCTGCGTTTATAGAAAAATATTATTCAAATGGAATCTATCCTCCTATTGCATCCTTTTTTAGAATTATTTTTGGTTGGATTCCTTTTTCTGTCGGTGATGTATTATTGGCGTTCGGGCTCTTTATTTTTATTCGTTTTATATGTAGGTTGATAAAAAATAGATTCAGAGATTTTATTCCTAAAATTATTCATTTTACTGCCATTTTATCAGTTATTTATTTTTGTTTTTATCTCTTTTGGGGCTTAAATTATTACAGAGAACCTTTGGCTAAAAACTTACAGTATCAACAAAAAAAATACACTACAGAGCAACTTCAAAAAGTAACAGCACATGTAATTGAAAAGCTAAATGAATATCAATTTAAAATTACAAAAAGCGATACTTTAAAGGTAGAAAATCCGTATTCCCAAAAAGAAATGTACACAATGGCTATTTCTGGTTATGAAAATTTATCTAAAGACTTACCGCAGTTAAAATATCAATATAAATCTGTAAAAAGTTCTTTAATGAGTTTGCTACAATCTTACAACGGAACCGCAGGATACTTGAATCCTTTAACAGGAGAAGCTCAGGTAAACAACAAACTTCCTAAAACAAGTTACCCAACAACTACGTGTCATGAAATGGCACATCAAATTGGTTTTGCTGCAGAAAATGAAGCTAATTTTGTTGGTTTTTTGGCGGCTAATTATAATAACGATCTTTACTTTAAATACGCCAGTTATAGAATGGCTTTTGGCTATTGTATTTCTGAACTGAGAAAACGCGACCAAAATTTATCCAAAGTACTTTGGAAAACTGTCAACAAAGGAATTATTAAAGATTTTAATGCCAGTTATACCTTTTGGCAGCAATATAAAAATCCCTTTGAACCGCTTGTTAAAAAAGGATACAATGCTTATTTAAAAGCCAACAAACAAGATAAAGGTGTACAATCTTACAATTATGTGGTAGATTTATTTATTTCTTATTTTGACAAAGTAAACCCTGTTTAATTTTCTTAAAATTATGTTAAAATAACTGCTTTTAACATTTTCTAAAATGCTTCTAATTATTTTAGAAACTTAATTCATTTACAAAACCAAACCTATATGAGAAAAGTACTCTTATTTTTCTCCTTATTTGTGGCTTTTTCTATGCACTCGCAAGAATATTTCCCTACAGATAGCGGAGTAAAAACTACTGAAAACACCACTTTTGCATTTACAAATGCAACTATTTATGTAACGCATAATAAGATTGTAAAAAAAGGAACTTTACTAATTAAAGATGGTAAAGTTGTTAGCGTT
Protein-coding regions in this window:
- a CDS encoding DUF3810 domain-containing protein, which encodes MKINKKHVLLTFLLPVQIVLIQLAAENPAFIEKYYSNGIYPPIASFFRIIFGWIPFSVGDVLLAFGLFIFIRFICRLIKNRFRDFIPKIIHFTAILSVIYFCFYLFWGLNYYREPLAKNLQYQQKKYTTEQLQKVTAHVIEKLNEYQFKITKSDTLKVENPYSQKEMYTMAISGYENLSKDLPQLKYQYKSVKSSLMSLLQSYNGTAGYLNPLTGEAQVNNKLPKTSYPTTTCHEMAHQIGFAAENEANFVGFLAANYNNDLYFKYASYRMAFGYCISELRKRDQNLSKVLWKTVNKGIIKDFNASYTFWQQYKNPFEPLVKKGYNAYLKANKQDKGVQSYNYVVDLFISYFDKVNPV